From Hylaeus volcanicus isolate JK05 chromosome 2, UHH_iyHylVolc1.0_haploid, whole genome shotgun sequence, the proteins below share one genomic window:
- the LOC128884968 gene encoding calcium-transporting ATPase sarcoplasmic/endoplasmic reticulum type isoform X2 — MEDGHCKTVDEVVNYFNVDPEKGLSVDQVKRNQEKYGLNELPAEEGKSIWQLVLEQFDDLLVKILLLAAIISFVLALFEEHEDAFTAFVEPFVILLILIANAVVGVWQERNAESAIEALKEYEPEMGKVVRTDKAGVQRIRAKEIVPGDIVEVSVGDKIPADIRLSKIFSTTLRIDQSILTGESVSVIKHTDPVPDPRAVNQDKKNILFSGTNVAAGKARGVVIGTGLNTAIGKIRTEMSETEEIKTPLQQKLDEFGEQLSKVISVICVAVWAINIGHFNDPAHGGSWIKGAIYYFKIAVALAVAAIPEGLPAVITTCLALGTRRMAKKNAIVRSLPSVETLGCTSVICSDKTGTLTTNQMSVSRMFIFDKIEGNDSSFHEFEITGSTYEPIGDVFLRGQKVKGQDYETLHEIGTICIMCNDSAIDFNEFKQAFEKVGEATETALIVLAEKINPFGVSKSGLDRRNGAIVVRQDMETKWKKEFTLEFSRDRKSMSSYCVPLKPSKLGTGPKLFVKGAPEGVLDRCTHARVGSNKVPLTSTLKNRILDLTRQYGTGRDTLRCLALATADHPMKPDDMDLGDSTKFYTYEKDLTFVGVVGMLDPPRKEVFDSIVRCRAAGIRVIVITGDNKSTAEAICRRIGIFTEDEDTTGKSYSGREFDDLAPSEQKAACARARLFSRVEPAHKSKIVEYLQSMNEISAMTGDGVNDAPALKKAEIGIAMGSGTAVAKSASEMVLADDNFSSIVAAVEEGRAIYNNMKQFIRYLISSNIGEVVSIFLTAALGLPEALIPVQLLWVNLVTDGLPATALGFNPPDLDIMSKPPRKADESLISGWLFFRYLAIGGYVGAATVGSAAWWFMYSPNGPQMSYYQLTHHLACLGGGEEFKGINCKIFTDPHPMTMALSVLVTIEMLNAMNSLSENQSLITMPPWSNLWLIASMALSFTLHFVILYVDVLSTVFQVTPLTTEEWVTVMKFSIPVVLLDETLKFIARKITDVAPPVTPPK; from the exons GGAAATCCATATGGCAACTAGTCTTGGAACAATTCGACGACCTTCTAGTTAAGATTCTTCTATTAGCTgcgattatttctttt GTATTAGCTTTATTTGAAGAACACGAAGATGCGTTCACGGCCTTCGTCGAGCCCTTCGTCATTTTGCTCATTCTCATTGCTAACGCCGTGGTCGGTGTGTGGCAAGAACGTAACGCTGAGTCTGCGATTGAAGCGTTGAAGGAGTACGAGCCCGAGATGGGCAAGGTTGTACGAACCGACAAGGCTGGTGTCCAGCGAATTCGAGCTAAGGAAATCGTGCCCGGGGACATCGTTGAGGTGTCCGTCGGTGACAAGATCCCTGCTGACATCCGTCTTTCCAAAATCTTCTCCACCACCCTCAGGATCGATCAATCTATCCTGACTGGTGAATCGGTCTCGGTTATCAAGCATACCGATCCTGTTCCTGACCCACGCGCTGTCAACCAG GACAAGAAGAATATCCTGTTCTCTGGTACCAATGTCGCCGCTGGCAAAGCTCGTGGCGTGGTAATTGGAACTGGCTTGAACACTGCTATTGGTAAAATCCGTACCGAGATGTCCGAGACCGAGGAGATCAAGACGCCCCTGCAGCAGAAACTCGACGAGTTCGGCGAGCAATTGTCGAAGGTCATTTCCGTCATTTGCGTCGCTGTCTGGGCCATCAACATTGGACACTTCAACGACCCCGCCCACGGTGGATCCTGGATTAAGGGAGCCATCTACTACTTCAAGATTGCCGTCGCTCTTGCCGTAGCCGCTATCCCCGAAGGTTTGCCAGCTGTGATCACGACTTGTCTGGCTTTGGGTACCCGTCGTATGGCCAAGAAGAACGCTATCGTGCGATCTTTACCGTCCGTCGAGACTCTTGGTTGCACTTCTGTCATCTGCTCGGACAAAACTGGCACTCTGACCACTAACCAGATGTCCGTTAGCCG AATGTTCATCTTCGACAAGATTGAGGGCAACGACAGCAGCTTCCACGAGTTTGAAATCACCGGATCGACCTACGAGCCCATCGGCGATGTCTTCTTGAGGGGACAAAAGGTTAAGGGTCAGGATTACGAAACCCTGCATGAAATCGGCACGATTTGCATTATGTGCAACGACTCGGCCATCGATTTCAACGAGTTCAAACAGGCGTTCGAGAAGGTCGGTGAAGCGACGGAAACCGCTCTCATCGTCCTTGCGGAGAAGATCAATCCGTTCGGTGTCTCAAAGAGCGGACTGGACAGGCGTAACGGAGCTATCGTCGTCAGGCAAGATATGGAGacgaaatggaagaaagaGTTCACCCTGGAGTTCTCTCGCGATCGTAAATCCATGTCGTCGTACTGTGTGCCTCTTAAGCCATCCAAATTAGGTACTGGACCAAAGCTGTTCGTCAAGGGCGCCCCTGAGGGTGTCTTGGATAGGTGCACGCACGCACGTGTCGGCTCCAACAAGGTTCCTCTTACCTCtactttgaaaaatcgtaTCTTGGACTTGACCCGCCAATACGGAACTGGCAGAGATACCCTTCGTTGCCTTGCTCTTGCCACTGCTGATCACCCGATGAAACCCGACGATATGGACCTCGGCGATTCCACGAAATTCTACACATACGAGAAGGACCTGACATTCGTTGGTGTCGTTGGTATGCTCGACCCCCCTCGCAAGGAAGTATTCGACTCCATTGTAAGGTGTCGTGCCGCTGGTATTCGCGTTATCGTCATCACTGGAGACAACAAATCCACTGCTGAAGCCATCTGCCGACGTATCGGTATCTTCACCGAGGATGAAGATACGACTGGAAAGTCATACTCTGGACGTGAATTTGACGATCTGGCTCCGTCTGAACAGAAAGCGGCTTGCGCCAGGGCTCGTCTCTTCTCCCGTGTGGAACCTGCTCACAAATCTAAGATCGTTGAGTACTTGCAGAGCATGAACGAAATCTCGGCTATG ACTGGCGATGGTGTCAATGACGCCCCTGCTTTGAAGAAAGCTGAAATTGGTATTGCTATGGGATCTGGAACCGCTGTAGCAAAATCCGCCTCTGAAATGGTGTTGGCAGATGACAACTTCTCTTCCATTGTCGCCGCCGTTGAAGAAGGTCGTGCTATCTATAATAACATGAAACAATTCATTCGCTACCTTATCTCTTCCAACATTGGTGAAGTCGTGAG TATATTCTTGACTGCCGCCCTTGGTCTTCCCGAAGCTTTGATCCCTGTTCAGCTTTTGTGGGTCAACTTGGTCACTGACGGTCTTCCAGCCACTGCTCTTGGCTTCAATCCTCCCGATTTGGATATCATGAGCAAG CCTCCCCGCAAAGCCGACGAATCTCTCATCTCCGGCTGGCTGTTCTTCCGCTATTTGGCTATTGGCGGATACGTAGGTGCTGCAACTGTTGGATCAGCTGCATGGTGGTTCATGTACAGTCCAAATGGCCCGCAGATGAGCTACTACCAACTG ACTCATCACTTGGCGTGCTTGGGCGGTGGCGAAGAATTCAAGGGCATTAACTGCAAGATCTTCACGGATCCTCATCCCATGACGATGGCTCTGTCTGTACTCGTAACCATTGAAATGTTGAACGCTATGAACAG tttatcTGAGAATCAATCTCTCATCACTATGCCGCCCTGGTCTAACTTGTGGCTCATTGCCTCTATGGCTCTTTCTTTCACACTCCACTTTGTCATCCTTTACGTCGACGTCCTTTCg ACTGTATTCCAAGTTACCCCCCTAACGACCGAGGAGTGGGTTACCGTTATGAAGTTCTCCATTCCAGTGGTACTTCTCGACGAAACCCTGAAGTTCATTGCCAGAAAGATTACAGATG TGGCACCGCCAGTGACGCCGCCGAAATAA
- the LOC128884968 gene encoding calcium-transporting ATPase sarcoplasmic/endoplasmic reticulum type isoform X1: MEDGHCKTVDEVVNYFNVDPEKGLSVDQVKRNQEKYGLNELPAEEGKSIWQLVLEQFDDLLVKILLLAAIISFVLALFEEHEDAFTAFVEPFVILLILIANAVVGVWQERNAESAIEALKEYEPEMGKVVRTDKAGVQRIRAKEIVPGDIVEVSVGDKIPADIRLSKIFSTTLRIDQSILTGESVSVIKHTDPVPDPRAVNQDKKNILFSGTNVAAGKARGVVIGTGLNTAIGKIRTEMSETEEIKTPLQQKLDEFGEQLSKVISVICVAVWAINIGHFNDPAHGGSWIKGAIYYFKIAVALAVAAIPEGLPAVITTCLALGTRRMAKKNAIVRSLPSVETLGCTSVICSDKTGTLTTNQMSVSRMFIFDKIEGNDSSFHEFEITGSTYEPIGDVFLRGQKVKGQDYETLHEIGTICIMCNDSAIDFNEFKQAFEKVGEATETALIVLAEKINPFGVSKSGLDRRNGAIVVRQDMETKWKKEFTLEFSRDRKSMSSYCVPLKPSKLGTGPKLFVKGAPEGVLDRCTHARVGSNKVPLTSTLKNRILDLTRQYGTGRDTLRCLALATADHPMKPDDMDLGDSTKFYTYEKDLTFVGVVGMLDPPRKEVFDSIVRCRAAGIRVIVITGDNKSTAEAICRRIGIFTEDEDTTGKSYSGREFDDLAPSEQKAACARARLFSRVEPAHKSKIVEYLQSMNEISAMTGDGVNDAPALKKAEIGIAMGSGTAVAKSASEMVLADDNFSSIVAAVEEGRAIYNNMKQFIRYLISSNIGEVVSIFLTAALGLPEALIPVQLLWVNLVTDGLPATALGFNPPDLDIMSKPPRKADESLISGWLFFRYLAIGGYVGAATVGSAAWWFMYSPNGPQMSYYQLTHHLACLGGGEEFKGINCKIFTDPHPMTMALSVLVTIEMLNAMNSLSENQSLITMPPWSNLWLIASMALSFTLHFVILYVDVLSTVFQVTPLTTEEWVTVMKFSIPVVLLDETLKFIARKITDGENPIYTVHWIVLMWAVFFGLLCICPI; the protein is encoded by the exons GGAAATCCATATGGCAACTAGTCTTGGAACAATTCGACGACCTTCTAGTTAAGATTCTTCTATTAGCTgcgattatttctttt GTATTAGCTTTATTTGAAGAACACGAAGATGCGTTCACGGCCTTCGTCGAGCCCTTCGTCATTTTGCTCATTCTCATTGCTAACGCCGTGGTCGGTGTGTGGCAAGAACGTAACGCTGAGTCTGCGATTGAAGCGTTGAAGGAGTACGAGCCCGAGATGGGCAAGGTTGTACGAACCGACAAGGCTGGTGTCCAGCGAATTCGAGCTAAGGAAATCGTGCCCGGGGACATCGTTGAGGTGTCCGTCGGTGACAAGATCCCTGCTGACATCCGTCTTTCCAAAATCTTCTCCACCACCCTCAGGATCGATCAATCTATCCTGACTGGTGAATCGGTCTCGGTTATCAAGCATACCGATCCTGTTCCTGACCCACGCGCTGTCAACCAG GACAAGAAGAATATCCTGTTCTCTGGTACCAATGTCGCCGCTGGCAAAGCTCGTGGCGTGGTAATTGGAACTGGCTTGAACACTGCTATTGGTAAAATCCGTACCGAGATGTCCGAGACCGAGGAGATCAAGACGCCCCTGCAGCAGAAACTCGACGAGTTCGGCGAGCAATTGTCGAAGGTCATTTCCGTCATTTGCGTCGCTGTCTGGGCCATCAACATTGGACACTTCAACGACCCCGCCCACGGTGGATCCTGGATTAAGGGAGCCATCTACTACTTCAAGATTGCCGTCGCTCTTGCCGTAGCCGCTATCCCCGAAGGTTTGCCAGCTGTGATCACGACTTGTCTGGCTTTGGGTACCCGTCGTATGGCCAAGAAGAACGCTATCGTGCGATCTTTACCGTCCGTCGAGACTCTTGGTTGCACTTCTGTCATCTGCTCGGACAAAACTGGCACTCTGACCACTAACCAGATGTCCGTTAGCCG AATGTTCATCTTCGACAAGATTGAGGGCAACGACAGCAGCTTCCACGAGTTTGAAATCACCGGATCGACCTACGAGCCCATCGGCGATGTCTTCTTGAGGGGACAAAAGGTTAAGGGTCAGGATTACGAAACCCTGCATGAAATCGGCACGATTTGCATTATGTGCAACGACTCGGCCATCGATTTCAACGAGTTCAAACAGGCGTTCGAGAAGGTCGGTGAAGCGACGGAAACCGCTCTCATCGTCCTTGCGGAGAAGATCAATCCGTTCGGTGTCTCAAAGAGCGGACTGGACAGGCGTAACGGAGCTATCGTCGTCAGGCAAGATATGGAGacgaaatggaagaaagaGTTCACCCTGGAGTTCTCTCGCGATCGTAAATCCATGTCGTCGTACTGTGTGCCTCTTAAGCCATCCAAATTAGGTACTGGACCAAAGCTGTTCGTCAAGGGCGCCCCTGAGGGTGTCTTGGATAGGTGCACGCACGCACGTGTCGGCTCCAACAAGGTTCCTCTTACCTCtactttgaaaaatcgtaTCTTGGACTTGACCCGCCAATACGGAACTGGCAGAGATACCCTTCGTTGCCTTGCTCTTGCCACTGCTGATCACCCGATGAAACCCGACGATATGGACCTCGGCGATTCCACGAAATTCTACACATACGAGAAGGACCTGACATTCGTTGGTGTCGTTGGTATGCTCGACCCCCCTCGCAAGGAAGTATTCGACTCCATTGTAAGGTGTCGTGCCGCTGGTATTCGCGTTATCGTCATCACTGGAGACAACAAATCCACTGCTGAAGCCATCTGCCGACGTATCGGTATCTTCACCGAGGATGAAGATACGACTGGAAAGTCATACTCTGGACGTGAATTTGACGATCTGGCTCCGTCTGAACAGAAAGCGGCTTGCGCCAGGGCTCGTCTCTTCTCCCGTGTGGAACCTGCTCACAAATCTAAGATCGTTGAGTACTTGCAGAGCATGAACGAAATCTCGGCTATG ACTGGCGATGGTGTCAATGACGCCCCTGCTTTGAAGAAAGCTGAAATTGGTATTGCTATGGGATCTGGAACCGCTGTAGCAAAATCCGCCTCTGAAATGGTGTTGGCAGATGACAACTTCTCTTCCATTGTCGCCGCCGTTGAAGAAGGTCGTGCTATCTATAATAACATGAAACAATTCATTCGCTACCTTATCTCTTCCAACATTGGTGAAGTCGTGAG TATATTCTTGACTGCCGCCCTTGGTCTTCCCGAAGCTTTGATCCCTGTTCAGCTTTTGTGGGTCAACTTGGTCACTGACGGTCTTCCAGCCACTGCTCTTGGCTTCAATCCTCCCGATTTGGATATCATGAGCAAG CCTCCCCGCAAAGCCGACGAATCTCTCATCTCCGGCTGGCTGTTCTTCCGCTATTTGGCTATTGGCGGATACGTAGGTGCTGCAACTGTTGGATCAGCTGCATGGTGGTTCATGTACAGTCCAAATGGCCCGCAGATGAGCTACTACCAACTG ACTCATCACTTGGCGTGCTTGGGCGGTGGCGAAGAATTCAAGGGCATTAACTGCAAGATCTTCACGGATCCTCATCCCATGACGATGGCTCTGTCTGTACTCGTAACCATTGAAATGTTGAACGCTATGAACAG tttatcTGAGAATCAATCTCTCATCACTATGCCGCCCTGGTCTAACTTGTGGCTCATTGCCTCTATGGCTCTTTCTTTCACACTCCACTTTGTCATCCTTTACGTCGACGTCCTTTCg ACTGTATTCCAAGTTACCCCCCTAACGACCGAGGAGTGGGTTACCGTTATGAAGTTCTCCATTCCAGTGGTACTTCTCGACGAAACCCTGAAGTTCATTGCCAGAAAGATTACAGATGGTGAGAATCCAATTTACACAGTGCATTGGATCGTTCTAATGTGGGCTGTGTTCTTTGGACTATTATGTATTTGTCCCATATAG
- the LOC128884970 gene encoding actin-binding Rho-activating protein-like produces MAQKNMSDSEEESLSEKVAMFNQCANAHKDKQNKNPFTSGLNLEKRTFSKEEYGRPVAGSLTDIRGRKAAAHILKEVVELCEIIYQEGTPCRDHPEITAITFGDLFNIYTHINDKCVGLLLRARKQKFLDFEGECLFQRRDDDVPIYLVKPIAEIRQTYKQRLQEIAKETPIS; encoded by the exons GAGTCCTTGAGCGAAAAAGTGGCGATGTTCAACCAGTGTGCGAACGCACATAAAGACAAGCAGAACAAAAATCCGTTCACTTCTGGACTGAATCTCGAGAAACGCACATTCTCGAAGGAGGAGTATGGCAG ACCAGTAGCTGGCTCCCTCACAGATATTCGTGGTCGCAAAGCAGCCGCCCATATCCTGAAGGAAGTGGTGGAATTATGCGAGATCATCTATCAAGAAGGCACACCGTGTCGGGACCATCCAGAGATCACCGCAATTACTTTTGGTGATCTCTTCAACATTTACACACACATTAATGATAAATGCGTGGGCCTTCTACTGCGAGCCAGGAAGCAGAAGTTTCTTGACTTCGAGGGAGAATGCCTTTTCCAG AGGCGAGACGACGACGTGCCAATATACCTGGTGAAACCCATAGCAGAGATCAGGCAGACGTACAAACAACGATTGCAGGAGATAGCCAAAGAAACGCCAATAAGCTAA